Sequence from the Segatella copri genome:
ACATATTCTATCTCTTTCAACAAATAGAAGAGGGTGAATCATAAACTTATGACACATCCTCTTTCAATTTGACTTGAATAGAACGCAAACCAGCGTTTTACATGGTAAAGGTCTTGAAAATCCCTCACTCTGAGGAATTTCCGAACGCATATCAAGGCTAAGCCTAACTACAACCTTTGCACCCCACTTGTATTGTTTCTGCTTCTCGCAAATGTCCTCGCCCAAACTCCAGTAGAATTTGAGCATTTCCGTATTCACTTTGACAGCAGCTTTAAGTTGTGCCATGCGGAAACGTTTCTTCAGGTCAGACAATCACTTCACATAGTTCTTGTCTGCCATGAAGGAGTCGCTATTCACGAACTGCGGTATATTATCTTTATTTTTCATATCATTACCTTTTTTGAAATCCTTAGTTTCCTTTATATCAGAAAGTGTTGCTTCAATGTCTTCTATTGTAGGCAACTGGCTCTGTATGTTTTCAGGCATGAGCTTAGACATCCTTCTTGTAATTGTGCAACAAGTTATTGCACATTTACTTCGTCTAATTTGGAAACAGCTTGTTGTCAAATTGTAAGTTGCTCATTATAAAACTGATACCATTGTCTGATATACTTCAAGTTTCTGTATGAAAGCCCTTTCATATCTGGGAACTCTGCCACAACTTGTGGAAAGTTTACTCTAACAATCCCAACTCTTTCAGATAGCCCTCAATCTCCTTGTCAAGGTCAGCACGTTTGGCCTCCAGGTCCTTGATTGCCACGTAGTTTGTTTGCAACTTCTCAAAGTTTGTCAAGAAATTTCTGTTGTAATTCTTCGCTCATATCGTTATTTCTTTTTTATATTCAATGATTCACTGACATTGATATATTTTTCGTCTTTATCTGTTATATACTGATGGCTGTACTTTCCTTTTCCCTCATTTAGGATTATTACACCATTCCAAAAGGATGTCGGACTTATGGCATAGCTTGGGTCTAAACAGAATATTTTCTTGACACCGTCTTTTTGTTCTTCATACCCAATAGCAAGTACAGCATGAGCGCCACCTTTAAAAGACAGAGCGGTAATCAAAGGCGTGTCGCTATCTATTGCAGTCCTAAGTTCTTCTACAAAAGAAGTTTGGTCTGATAAAGATGCTGTATATTGAAGAGGCGAAGATGTAACCTCTTTAGCAAAAGAATGGGATAGCTTTTCTTTTATTTCGGAAAAATAAAATCCATCACGGCACAGTCCTTCTGTCACAAAGAACTCTTTGAAGAGTCTCCCTTTTGCGGTATTTCCCTTAAATGTTGTTTTCAAGTTGACAATTTGATTACGAGTAAGAACCTTTAGTATGAGCAGGTTCATCATCATGGAATATACGGCACAAGCCCCATCCATTTCTCCTTGTTGTAAATGGACAGGTTGCCACTTGCGGTTAAATACACTAACACCCGAAGCCGTTATATCTAAATCTTTAATAATCTTAATCATTGTCGCTTTGTTATATATCTAAATCTTTTGTAATCTTAATCATTGTCACTTTGTTATTCCCAACTGAATGTCCTTATTATAGAACGCAGTTTCTTTGCCTTTTCAAAACATTGTGTCCACAAAGACACAGCAAGTTATGTTTCGAGTTACTCGAAACCTTTTGGGTTACTCCCAAAAGAACTTGCCTGTCGGTGATTTGTTCCTCCGTAGTCGGACAATTAAGATGGAAAGAACATATAAAAACAGCATAAAAAGTTTCTGATTTTTCTCATAGACAATTTAAATTTTATATTTTTGTGCAAAATTAGAAACAATGACAGAACTATTTCCATGACAGTCCTTTGCTGTCTAAATCTCTTGTGCTGAAAGGTGGTATAGCCATCAATCTCACCGTTTTCCAACTGCCAAGACTCTCGGTAGATATAGACCTTGACTTTACTGTGGATTGCGACCGAGAATCCATGCTCTCCATTCGCCAAGAAGTGAATAACGAGATTCTACGCTATATGGAGTCGGATGGT
This genomic interval carries:
- a CDS encoding DUF1016 N-terminal domain-containing protein, whose product is MAQLKAAVKVNTEMLKFYWSLGEDICEKQKQYKWGAKVVVRLSLDMRSEIPQSEGFSRPLPCKTLVCVLFKSN
- a CDS encoding nucleotidyl transferase AbiEii/AbiGii toxin family protein → MLKGGIAINLTVFQLPRLSVDIDLDFTVDCDRESMLSIRQEVNNEILRYMESDGSRIWCCARHQ